From a single Brettanomyces bruxellensis chromosome 7, complete sequence genomic region:
- a CDS encoding uncharacterized protein (CAZy:AA4) — translation MLRIFRIDKCLAKTSNRILLNGRFGSFNRSLVRFVSTKPNIVTKNDGKRYSGSTVALYFTLGLFLGTSIITYKLAKNPPEFLFPHSSTTKLAEISSPRYGDPDKVVKELKNVLSADQIRSTKETLETHSDSSFSTHHATPDQRPVAVIFPNSTEEVSLVLKACHKYKVPVVPYTGGTSLEGHYTPTRKGISVDLSRMNKVLAVHAEDLDVTVQAAVGWQTLANYLKSYNLMFGPDPGPGACIGGMVGTSCSGTNAARWGTMKENVVSLTVVLADGTIIKTKNRPRKSAAGYNLNGLFIGSEGTLGIVTEATLKLNVKPKYENVAVISFPTISDASSTVAQFVQHGIQLDAMELLDDKMMKYVNVSGQTTLKYDEAPTLMLKIGGTTKEAVKSQINDVKRISKENHQNSFRFASSDAEREELWNARKVALWSTINYGQEYIDKDIQVWATDVAVPISKLCECLTATKNEMNETGVAGAIVGHVGDGNYHAMILFKREDRPKVERIVRHMVDGALKAEGTVTGEHGVGMGKRGFLKQELPPDAIDLMRKIKFALDPYRILNPDKVFSIDPKDKGE, via the coding sequence ATGTTACGGATATTTCGGATTGACAAATGTCTGGCAAAAACTTCAAATCGCATACTATTAAATGGAAGGTTTGGCTCATTCAACCGTTCTTTGGTGAGATTTGTATCCACAAAACCAAATATTGTAACCaaaaatgatggaaaaagatattCTGGCAGTACTGTTGCCCTATACTTTACGTTAGGTTTATTCCTTGGTACAAGTATAATCACATACAAGCTTGCAAAGAATCCGCCggaatttttgtttccccATTCATCAACAACTAAGCTTGCAGAAATTTCATCTCCGAGATATGGCGACCCCGACAAAGTCGTCAAGGAATTAAAGAACGTTCTAAGTGCTGATCAAATAAGAAGCACCAAAGAGACATTAGAGACTCATAGTGATTCATCCTTTTCTACCCACCATGCAACCCCGGATCAAAGGCCTGTTGCGGtgatttttccaaattctACAGAAGAAGTTTCCTTGGTGTTAAAGGCATGCCATAAGTATAAAGTTCCGGTCGTGCCATATACAGGTGGTACATCATTAGAAGGGCATTACACTCCTACTAGAAAGGGTATCAGTGTCGATCTCTCTCGTATGAATAAAGTGTTAGCGGTTCACGCCGAAGACTTGGATGTTACTGTCCAAGCTGCTGTGGGCTGGCAGACATTGGCAAACTACTTGAAATCATATAATCTGATGTTTGGACCAGACCCTGGTCCAGGAGCTTGCATCGGTGGTATGGTTGGAACATCTTGCTCTGGAACGAATGCTGCCAGATGGGGTAcgatgaaagaaaatgtcGTGAGCCTTACTGTTGTCTTAGCTGATGGTACAATCATTAAGACCAAGAATAGACCAAGAAAGTCCGCCGCCGGTTACAACTTAAATGGTCTATTTATTGGATCTGAGGGTACATTAGGGATTGTTACGGAAGCTACTTTGAAGCTTAATGTCAAGCCCAAGTATGAGAATGTCGCTGTGATTTCATTCCCAACAATTAGTGATGCAAGTAGCACTGTAGCACAGTTTGTTCAGCATGGAATTCAACTTGATGCTATGGAATTGCTTGATGACAAGATGATGAAGTACGTGAATGTCAGTGGTCAAACCACTTTGAAATACGATGAAGCACCCACTCTTATGTTAAAGATCGGGGGAACTACCAAAGAGGCAGTCAAAAGTCAGATAAATGACGTTAAAAGAATTTCGAAGGAAAACCACCAGAATTCGTTTAGGTTTGCAAGTTCCGATGCCGAAAGGGAGGAACTTTGGAATGCAAGAAAGGTTGCATTATGGTCTACAATTAATTATGGTCAGGAATACATTGACAAGGATATTCAGGTTTGGGCCACGGATGTTGCCGTTCCTATTTCAAAACTTTGCGAGTGCTTGACGGCTACAAAGAATGAGATGAATGAAACTGGTGTTGCAGGTGCAATCGTTGGTCATGTTGGTGATGGTAACTATCATGCCATGATTTTATTCAAACGTGAGGATAGACCAAAGGTTGAGAGAATTGTTCGTCATATGGTTGATGGTGCTTTGAAAGCAGAAGGAACAGTTACTGGAGAGCACGGTGTTGGTAtgggaaaaagaggattCCTCAAGCAGGAGCTTCCACCGGACGCTATTGATCTTATGAGAAAGATCAAATTTGCCTTGGATCCATATCGTATCTTGAACCCGGATAAAGTCTTCAGTATAGATCCAAAGGATAAAGGGGAATAG